In the genome of Natronolimnobius sp. AArcel1, the window CCTACCGCGGCCGTGAGTACCACCTCAACGTCATCGAAGCGGATGTCCCTGAACCACGGCTCTCGTTCGATGGCTTGGAGTTCACACTCGAGGTACACCACCTTGATGCACCTGCTGACGATGTAAGTGTTCGACGCAAGCGACAGGCTGTGATCGATTGGTACCTTCGGCAGGCCAAACAAGACCTCCCGGATCGGAGTCCACAGTACGAATCAAAGTTAGGCCTCTCCGACATCTCGTACGATGTCTGCGAACTCTCCGGTCGGTGGGGAGAGTTCGATAACAGGGCAGTCCGATTGAACTGGCGTCTGATACTCGCACCGGTCCGGATTCAAGACTACGTCATCGTCCATGAGTTAGCCCATGCAGTGCATGATGAGCACTCCGATGCGTTCTGGAATACTGTCGGGACGCTCATCCCGGATTACGAAGACCGACGAGAGTGGCTCAGAGTCAATGGTAATGCGCTGATTGTCTGAGGTTGAACAATGATGGAATCTAAAATCACTGCAGAATAGATGGGGTTCCTTCGTACTCGTAAGGTAAGAACAATCTGCTTCCTAAGCTGGGTTTGAATCCGGGCTCTCGTCTTCTTCAACCTCGATTTAAGAATTACCCCATCAGAAAAGATGTCGCTAAAACAACCGCGGGAAATTCACTCTTATTGCTGGTCACTCCCTGAATAGAACTAGCGTTGCACGGTTCTCACCAGGGTAGCTACGAATAGTGCGATGGCGAATGCTCCGAAAAAGCTCTGCACGGAACTC includes:
- a CDS encoding M48 family metallopeptidase, producing the protein MREHHIGQTVVPYEIDWVEDRETIGLSVDQSLELTVRAPMTATVGEVEEVLTSRQEWILEKLYGLKEQSEPPYPKEYLSGEKLPYRGREYHLNVIEADVPEPRLSFDGLEFTLEVHHLDAPADDVSVRRKRQAVIDWYLRQAKQDLPDRSPQYESKLGLSDISYDVCELSGRWGEFDNRAVRLNWRLILAPVRIQDYVIVHELAHAVHDEHSDAFWNTVGTLIPDYEDRREWLRVNGNALIV